One part of the Eucalyptus grandis isolate ANBG69807.140 chromosome 10, ASM1654582v1, whole genome shotgun sequence genome encodes these proteins:
- the LOC104428837 gene encoding uncharacterized protein LOC104428837 — translation MPRLHSHNMAEGSDSSLDPNLVELRRSLRSLISLEHLELPEIRPLPAFLHRIEDLVDDGGSDDGVSPDREEDNQVSSENKEGRLDNDSGSNEERRAGETTGPSTVISHGTDGLERCVQSVIVQWLGEHQHVNLDSLETIFGNFNSKDVLMNDPSFTALLTQQMNNVRSDLSRMLKTNPELRNSWDWAAGNTSTVTSMHDSRISLCCRTERRPRSAEKRDGLRSSVEGTTFSRSTLEENASTIPYSIQSVVHSRVFC, via the exons ATGCCTCGATTACATTCACATAATATGGCTGAGGGATCAGATTCATCGTTGGACCCGAATTTGGTAGAGCTCCGGCGGTCGTTGAGATCGTTGATCTCGTTAGAGCACCTAGAGTTACCAGAGATCCGGCCGCTCCCGGCTTTTCTCCACCGTATTGAAGACTTGGTTGACGATGGGGGTAGCGATGACGGCGTAAGTCCTGACAGAGAGGAGGACAATCAGGTCTCTTCAGAAAACAAGGAAGGCAGGCTTGACAATGATAGTGGGAGCAATGAAGAGCGTAGGGCTGGTGAAACCACCGGGCCAAGTACAGTAATCTCTCATGGGACCGATGGCCTTGAGAGATGTGTTCAATCTGTCATAGTGCAATGGCTGGg GGAGCATCAACATGTCAATTTGGACAGCCTGGAAACAATCTTTGGGAACTTTAATAGTAAAGATGTCTTGATGAATGATCCATCATTCACCGCTCTACTGACCCAACAAATGAACAATGTGCGCTCCGATCTTTCGCGTATGCTGAAGACGAATCCTGAATTGCG GAATTCTTGGGATTGGGCAGCGGGGAACACTTCTACGGTTACTTCGATGCACGATTCCCGAATCTCTTTATGCTGTCGTACGGAGCGGCGTCCCAGGTCTGCAGAGAAGAGAGATGGTTTGAGGAGTTCCGTTGAAGGGACAACCTTTTCCAGGAGTACTTTGGAAGAGAACGCTTCTACAATTCCTTATTCAATCCAGTCGGTTGTGCATTCCCGTGTTTTTTGTTAA